The proteins below come from a single Triticum aestivum cultivar Chinese Spring chromosome 5D, IWGSC CS RefSeq v2.1, whole genome shotgun sequence genomic window:
- the LOC123121647 gene encoding ATP-dependent 6-phosphofructokinase 5, chloroplastic isoform X4, producing MPLSGMAIAFKASTSACTAQQLWGHPTRDQCQHGFTHLNERKSRKGSAALHARAIPGNLDLDFGDPSWKQKYQEDWDRRFSLPHITDVFDLEPRLTTFSLKKNRSPLGASDASSPDKWNGYVNKDDRALLKVINYASNTSAGAVCIDPDCSWVEHWVHRAGPRKEIYYEPEEVKAAIVTCGGLCPGLNDVIRQIVFTLEIYGVKNIVGIQFGYRGFFEKGLKEMPLSRDVVENINLAGGSFLGVSRGGAKTSEIVDSIQARRIDMLFVIGGNGSHAGANAIHEECRKRKLKVSVVAVPKTIDNDILFMDKTFGFDTAVEEAQRAINSAYIEARSAYHGVGLVKLMGRSTGFIAMHASLSSGQIDVCLIPEVSFTLDGEHGVLSHLEHLLETKGFCVVCVAEGAGQDLLQKSNATDASGNVILSDFGVHMQQKIKKHFKDIGVLADVKYIDPTYMVRACRANASDAILCTVLGQNAVHGAFAGFSGITSGSVDTPFAMITYPRFC from the exons ATGCCCTTATCTGGGATGGCCATTGCTTTCAAAGCAAGCACGAGTGCTTGTACTGCACAACAGCTGTGGGGGCATCCAACCAGGGATCAGTGTCAGCATGGTTTCACTCACTTAAATGAACGAAAGAGCAGAAAAGGCTCTGCTGCACTGCATGCCAGAGCTATTCCTGGGAACTTAGACCTGGATTTCGGTGATCCTTCTTGGAAGCAAAAGTATCAGGAAGACTGGGATAGGCGTTTTAGTTTGCCACATATTACAGATGTATTTGATTTAGAGCCAAGGCTCACTACATTTTCTCTGAAGAAAAACAG AAGTCCCCTGGGCGCTAGCGATGCTTCATCACCTGACAAGTGGAATGGCTATGTAAATAAGGATGATAGAGCACTTCTGAAG GTGATTAACTATGCCTCTAATACTTCTGCTGGAGCTGTGTGCATTGATCCTGATTGTAGCTGGGTGGAACATTG GGTGCATCGTGCAGGGCCTCGTAAGGAAATATACTATGAGCCAGAGGAAGTAAAAGCAGCCATTGTTACCTGTGGAGGGCTCTGCCCTGGTTTAAATGATGTCATTAGACAG ATAGTATTTACCCTGGAGATCTATGGGGTGAAGAATATTGTCGGAATTCAGTTTGGTTATCGTGGATTTTTTGAAAaaggcttaaaagaaatgccg CTTTCACGTGATGTGGTGGAGAACATAAATCTTGCTGGTGGAAGCTTCCTCGGTGTCTCCCGTGGAGGAGCTAAAACTAGTGAAATTGTAGATAGCATACAG GCCAGAAGAATCGATATGCTATTTGTAATCGGAGGAAATGGTAGCCATGCTGGAGCTAATGCTATTCACGAGGAG TGCCGTAAGAGAAAACTGAAAGTTTCAGTTGTAGCTGTTCCAAAGACAATTGACAATGATATACTTTTCATGGATAAGACTTTTGGTTTTGACACAGCTGTTGAAGAAGCTCAACGTGCAATCAATTCTGCCTATATAGAG GCACGTAGTGCATATCATGGAGTTGGGTTGGTCAAATTAATGGGAAGAAGCACTGGGTTCATAGCCATGCATGCTTCTCTTTCTAGCGGACAGATTGATGTCTGCCTAATACCTGAG GTATCTTTTACACTTGATGGAGAACATGGTGTCTTGTCACATCTTGAGCATTTACTGGAAACCAAGGGATTTTGTGTGGTTTGTGTGGCTGAAGGTGCAGGACAG GATTTACTGCAAAAATCAAATGCAACAGATGCATCAGGAAATGTGATACTTAGTGATTTTGGTGTCCACATGCAGCAAAAG ATCAAGAAACATTTCAAGGACATTGGTGTTCTAGCTGATGTGAAGTACATCGACCCAACATATATGGTCCGGGCCTGTCGTGCAAATGCATCTGATGCTATCTTGTGCACTGTGCTTGGACAAAATGCT GTCCATGGAGCATTTGCCGGGTTCAGCGGCATCACATCAG GGTCTGTAGACACTCCCTTTGCTATGATCACATATCCCAG GTTTTGCTGA
- the LOC123121647 gene encoding ATP-dependent 6-phosphofructokinase 5, chloroplastic isoform X3, with amino-acid sequence MPLSGMAIAFKASTSACTAQQLWGHPTRDQCQHGFTHLNERKSRKGSAALHARAIPGNLDLDFGDPSWKQKYQEDWDRRFSLPHITDVFDLEPRLTTFSLKKNRSPLGASDASSPDKWNGYVNKDDRALLKVINYASNTSAGAVCIDPDCSWVEHWVHRAGPRKEIYYEPEEVKAAIVTCGGLCPGLNDVIRQIVFTLEIYGVKNIVGIQFGYRGFFEKGLKEMPLSRDVVENINLAGGSFLGVSRGGAKTSEIVDSIQARRIDMLFVIGGNGSHAGANAIHEECRKRKLKVSVVAVPKTIDNDILFMDKTFGFDTAVEEAQRAINSAYIEARSAYHGVGLVKLMGRSTGFIAMHASLSSGQIDVCLIPEVSFTLDGEHGVLSHLEHLLETKGFCVVCVAEGAGQDLLQKSNATDASGNVILSDFGVHMQQKIKKHFKDIGVLADVKYIDPTYMVRACRANASDAILCTVLGQNAVHGAFAGFSGITSGFAEDQDVINEHEHTVSEKMFQDSVH; translated from the exons ATGCCCTTATCTGGGATGGCCATTGCTTTCAAAGCAAGCACGAGTGCTTGTACTGCACAACAGCTGTGGGGGCATCCAACCAGGGATCAGTGTCAGCATGGTTTCACTCACTTAAATGAACGAAAGAGCAGAAAAGGCTCTGCTGCACTGCATGCCAGAGCTATTCCTGGGAACTTAGACCTGGATTTCGGTGATCCTTCTTGGAAGCAAAAGTATCAGGAAGACTGGGATAGGCGTTTTAGTTTGCCACATATTACAGATGTATTTGATTTAGAGCCAAGGCTCACTACATTTTCTCTGAAGAAAAACAG AAGTCCCCTGGGCGCTAGCGATGCTTCATCACCTGACAAGTGGAATGGCTATGTAAATAAGGATGATAGAGCACTTCTGAAG GTGATTAACTATGCCTCTAATACTTCTGCTGGAGCTGTGTGCATTGATCCTGATTGTAGCTGGGTGGAACATTG GGTGCATCGTGCAGGGCCTCGTAAGGAAATATACTATGAGCCAGAGGAAGTAAAAGCAGCCATTGTTACCTGTGGAGGGCTCTGCCCTGGTTTAAATGATGTCATTAGACAG ATAGTATTTACCCTGGAGATCTATGGGGTGAAGAATATTGTCGGAATTCAGTTTGGTTATCGTGGATTTTTTGAAAaaggcttaaaagaaatgccg CTTTCACGTGATGTGGTGGAGAACATAAATCTTGCTGGTGGAAGCTTCCTCGGTGTCTCCCGTGGAGGAGCTAAAACTAGTGAAATTGTAGATAGCATACAG GCCAGAAGAATCGATATGCTATTTGTAATCGGAGGAAATGGTAGCCATGCTGGAGCTAATGCTATTCACGAGGAG TGCCGTAAGAGAAAACTGAAAGTTTCAGTTGTAGCTGTTCCAAAGACAATTGACAATGATATACTTTTCATGGATAAGACTTTTGGTTTTGACACAGCTGTTGAAGAAGCTCAACGTGCAATCAATTCTGCCTATATAGAG GCACGTAGTGCATATCATGGAGTTGGGTTGGTCAAATTAATGGGAAGAAGCACTGGGTTCATAGCCATGCATGCTTCTCTTTCTAGCGGACAGATTGATGTCTGCCTAATACCTGAG GTATCTTTTACACTTGATGGAGAACATGGTGTCTTGTCACATCTTGAGCATTTACTGGAAACCAAGGGATTTTGTGTGGTTTGTGTGGCTGAAGGTGCAGGACAG GATTTACTGCAAAAATCAAATGCAACAGATGCATCAGGAAATGTGATACTTAGTGATTTTGGTGTCCACATGCAGCAAAAG ATCAAGAAACATTTCAAGGACATTGGTGTTCTAGCTGATGTGAAGTACATCGACCCAACATATATGGTCCGGGCCTGTCGTGCAAATGCATCTGATGCTATCTTGTGCACTGTGCTTGGACAAAATGCT GTCCATGGAGCATTTGCCGGGTTCAGCGGCATCACATCAG GTTTTGCTGAAGACcaagatgtcatcaatgaacacgaGCATACAGTGTCTGAGAAGATGTTTCAAGATAGTGTGCATTAG
- the LOC123121647 gene encoding ATP-dependent 6-phosphofructokinase 5, chloroplastic isoform X1, whose protein sequence is MPLSGMAIAFKASTSACTAQQLWGHPTRDQCQHGFTHLNERKSRKGSAALHARAIPGNLDLDFGDPSWKQKYQEDWDRRFSLPHITDVFDLEPRLTTFSLKKNRSPLGASDASSPDKWNGYVNKDDRALLKVINYASNTSAGAVCIDPDCSWVEHWVHRAGPRKEIYYEPEEVKAAIVTCGGLCPGLNDVIRQIVFTLEIYGVKNIVGIQFGYRGFFEKGLKEMPLSRDVVENINLAGGSFLGVSRGGAKTSEIVDSIQARRIDMLFVIGGNGSHAGANAIHEECRKRKLKVSVVAVPKTIDNDILFMDKTFGFDTAVEEAQRAINSAYIEARSAYHGVGLVKLMGRSTGFIAMHASLSSGQIDVCLIPEVSFTLDGEHGVLSHLEHLLETKGFCVVCVAEGAGQDLLQKSNATDASGNVILSDFGVHMQQKIKKHFKDIGVLADVKYIDPTYMVRACRANASDAILCTVLGQNAVHGAFAGFSGITSGICNTHYAFLPITEVITTPKHVNPNSRMWHRCLTSTGQPDFH, encoded by the exons ATGCCCTTATCTGGGATGGCCATTGCTTTCAAAGCAAGCACGAGTGCTTGTACTGCACAACAGCTGTGGGGGCATCCAACCAGGGATCAGTGTCAGCATGGTTTCACTCACTTAAATGAACGAAAGAGCAGAAAAGGCTCTGCTGCACTGCATGCCAGAGCTATTCCTGGGAACTTAGACCTGGATTTCGGTGATCCTTCTTGGAAGCAAAAGTATCAGGAAGACTGGGATAGGCGTTTTAGTTTGCCACATATTACAGATGTATTTGATTTAGAGCCAAGGCTCACTACATTTTCTCTGAAGAAAAACAG AAGTCCCCTGGGCGCTAGCGATGCTTCATCACCTGACAAGTGGAATGGCTATGTAAATAAGGATGATAGAGCACTTCTGAAG GTGATTAACTATGCCTCTAATACTTCTGCTGGAGCTGTGTGCATTGATCCTGATTGTAGCTGGGTGGAACATTG GGTGCATCGTGCAGGGCCTCGTAAGGAAATATACTATGAGCCAGAGGAAGTAAAAGCAGCCATTGTTACCTGTGGAGGGCTCTGCCCTGGTTTAAATGATGTCATTAGACAG ATAGTATTTACCCTGGAGATCTATGGGGTGAAGAATATTGTCGGAATTCAGTTTGGTTATCGTGGATTTTTTGAAAaaggcttaaaagaaatgccg CTTTCACGTGATGTGGTGGAGAACATAAATCTTGCTGGTGGAAGCTTCCTCGGTGTCTCCCGTGGAGGAGCTAAAACTAGTGAAATTGTAGATAGCATACAG GCCAGAAGAATCGATATGCTATTTGTAATCGGAGGAAATGGTAGCCATGCTGGAGCTAATGCTATTCACGAGGAG TGCCGTAAGAGAAAACTGAAAGTTTCAGTTGTAGCTGTTCCAAAGACAATTGACAATGATATACTTTTCATGGATAAGACTTTTGGTTTTGACACAGCTGTTGAAGAAGCTCAACGTGCAATCAATTCTGCCTATATAGAG GCACGTAGTGCATATCATGGAGTTGGGTTGGTCAAATTAATGGGAAGAAGCACTGGGTTCATAGCCATGCATGCTTCTCTTTCTAGCGGACAGATTGATGTCTGCCTAATACCTGAG GTATCTTTTACACTTGATGGAGAACATGGTGTCTTGTCACATCTTGAGCATTTACTGGAAACCAAGGGATTTTGTGTGGTTTGTGTGGCTGAAGGTGCAGGACAG GATTTACTGCAAAAATCAAATGCAACAGATGCATCAGGAAATGTGATACTTAGTGATTTTGGTGTCCACATGCAGCAAAAG ATCAAGAAACATTTCAAGGACATTGGTGTTCTAGCTGATGTGAAGTACATCGACCCAACATATATGGTCCGGGCCTGTCGTGCAAATGCATCTGATGCTATCTTGTGCACTGTGCTTGGACAAAATGCT GTCCATGGAGCATTTGCCGGGTTCAGCGGCATCACATCAGGTATTTGCAACACACATTATGCCTTCCTCCCGATCACAGAAGTCATCACAACACCGAAGCATGTGAACCCAAATAGCAGGATGTGGCACCGATGTCTCACGTCCACTGGCCAACCGGACTTCCACTGA
- the LOC123121647 gene encoding ATP-dependent 6-phosphofructokinase 5, chloroplastic isoform X2 — protein sequence MPLSGMAIAFKASTSACTAQQLWGHPTRDQCQHGFTHLNERKSRKGSAALHARAIPGNLDLDFGDPSWKQKYQEDWDRRFSLPHITDVFDLEPRLTTFSLKKNSPLGASDASSPDKWNGYVNKDDRALLKVINYASNTSAGAVCIDPDCSWVEHWVHRAGPRKEIYYEPEEVKAAIVTCGGLCPGLNDVIRQIVFTLEIYGVKNIVGIQFGYRGFFEKGLKEMPLSRDVVENINLAGGSFLGVSRGGAKTSEIVDSIQARRIDMLFVIGGNGSHAGANAIHEECRKRKLKVSVVAVPKTIDNDILFMDKTFGFDTAVEEAQRAINSAYIEARSAYHGVGLVKLMGRSTGFIAMHASLSSGQIDVCLIPEVSFTLDGEHGVLSHLEHLLETKGFCVVCVAEGAGQDLLQKSNATDASGNVILSDFGVHMQQKIKKHFKDIGVLADVKYIDPTYMVRACRANASDAILCTVLGQNAVHGAFAGFSGITSGICNTHYAFLPITEVITTPKHVNPNSRMWHRCLTSTGQPDFH from the exons ATGCCCTTATCTGGGATGGCCATTGCTTTCAAAGCAAGCACGAGTGCTTGTACTGCACAACAGCTGTGGGGGCATCCAACCAGGGATCAGTGTCAGCATGGTTTCACTCACTTAAATGAACGAAAGAGCAGAAAAGGCTCTGCTGCACTGCATGCCAGAGCTATTCCTGGGAACTTAGACCTGGATTTCGGTGATCCTTCTTGGAAGCAAAAGTATCAGGAAGACTGGGATAGGCGTTTTAGTTTGCCACATATTACAGATGTATTTGATTTAGAGCCAAGGCTCACTACATTTTCTCTGAAGAAAAACAG TCCCCTGGGCGCTAGCGATGCTTCATCACCTGACAAGTGGAATGGCTATGTAAATAAGGATGATAGAGCACTTCTGAAG GTGATTAACTATGCCTCTAATACTTCTGCTGGAGCTGTGTGCATTGATCCTGATTGTAGCTGGGTGGAACATTG GGTGCATCGTGCAGGGCCTCGTAAGGAAATATACTATGAGCCAGAGGAAGTAAAAGCAGCCATTGTTACCTGTGGAGGGCTCTGCCCTGGTTTAAATGATGTCATTAGACAG ATAGTATTTACCCTGGAGATCTATGGGGTGAAGAATATTGTCGGAATTCAGTTTGGTTATCGTGGATTTTTTGAAAaaggcttaaaagaaatgccg CTTTCACGTGATGTGGTGGAGAACATAAATCTTGCTGGTGGAAGCTTCCTCGGTGTCTCCCGTGGAGGAGCTAAAACTAGTGAAATTGTAGATAGCATACAG GCCAGAAGAATCGATATGCTATTTGTAATCGGAGGAAATGGTAGCCATGCTGGAGCTAATGCTATTCACGAGGAG TGCCGTAAGAGAAAACTGAAAGTTTCAGTTGTAGCTGTTCCAAAGACAATTGACAATGATATACTTTTCATGGATAAGACTTTTGGTTTTGACACAGCTGTTGAAGAAGCTCAACGTGCAATCAATTCTGCCTATATAGAG GCACGTAGTGCATATCATGGAGTTGGGTTGGTCAAATTAATGGGAAGAAGCACTGGGTTCATAGCCATGCATGCTTCTCTTTCTAGCGGACAGATTGATGTCTGCCTAATACCTGAG GTATCTTTTACACTTGATGGAGAACATGGTGTCTTGTCACATCTTGAGCATTTACTGGAAACCAAGGGATTTTGTGTGGTTTGTGTGGCTGAAGGTGCAGGACAG GATTTACTGCAAAAATCAAATGCAACAGATGCATCAGGAAATGTGATACTTAGTGATTTTGGTGTCCACATGCAGCAAAAG ATCAAGAAACATTTCAAGGACATTGGTGTTCTAGCTGATGTGAAGTACATCGACCCAACATATATGGTCCGGGCCTGTCGTGCAAATGCATCTGATGCTATCTTGTGCACTGTGCTTGGACAAAATGCT GTCCATGGAGCATTTGCCGGGTTCAGCGGCATCACATCAGGTATTTGCAACACACATTATGCCTTCCTCCCGATCACAGAAGTCATCACAACACCGAAGCATGTGAACCCAAATAGCAGGATGTGGCACCGATGTCTCACGTCCACTGGCCAACCGGACTTCCACTGA
- the LOC123121647 gene encoding ATP-dependent 6-phosphofructokinase 5, chloroplastic isoform X5, with translation MFLQVINYASNTSAGAVCIDPDCSWVEHWVHRAGPRKEIYYEPEEVKAAIVTCGGLCPGLNDVIRQIVFTLEIYGVKNIVGIQFGYRGFFEKGLKEMPLSRDVVENINLAGGSFLGVSRGGAKTSEIVDSIQARRIDMLFVIGGNGSHAGANAIHEECRKRKLKVSVVAVPKTIDNDILFMDKTFGFDTAVEEAQRAINSAYIEARSAYHGVGLVKLMGRSTGFIAMHASLSSGQIDVCLIPEVSFTLDGEHGVLSHLEHLLETKGFCVVCVAEGAGQDLLQKSNATDASGNVILSDFGVHMQQKIKKHFKDIGVLADVKYIDPTYMVRACRANASDAILCTVLGQNAVHGAFAGFSGITSGICNTHYAFLPITEVITTPKHVNPNSRMWHRCLTSTGQPDFH, from the exons ATGTTTCTCCAGGTGATTAACTATGCCTCTAATACTTCTGCTGGAGCTGTGTGCATTGATCCTGATTGTAGCTGGGTGGAACATTG GGTGCATCGTGCAGGGCCTCGTAAGGAAATATACTATGAGCCAGAGGAAGTAAAAGCAGCCATTGTTACCTGTGGAGGGCTCTGCCCTGGTTTAAATGATGTCATTAGACAG ATAGTATTTACCCTGGAGATCTATGGGGTGAAGAATATTGTCGGAATTCAGTTTGGTTATCGTGGATTTTTTGAAAaaggcttaaaagaaatgccg CTTTCACGTGATGTGGTGGAGAACATAAATCTTGCTGGTGGAAGCTTCCTCGGTGTCTCCCGTGGAGGAGCTAAAACTAGTGAAATTGTAGATAGCATACAG GCCAGAAGAATCGATATGCTATTTGTAATCGGAGGAAATGGTAGCCATGCTGGAGCTAATGCTATTCACGAGGAG TGCCGTAAGAGAAAACTGAAAGTTTCAGTTGTAGCTGTTCCAAAGACAATTGACAATGATATACTTTTCATGGATAAGACTTTTGGTTTTGACACAGCTGTTGAAGAAGCTCAACGTGCAATCAATTCTGCCTATATAGAG GCACGTAGTGCATATCATGGAGTTGGGTTGGTCAAATTAATGGGAAGAAGCACTGGGTTCATAGCCATGCATGCTTCTCTTTCTAGCGGACAGATTGATGTCTGCCTAATACCTGAG GTATCTTTTACACTTGATGGAGAACATGGTGTCTTGTCACATCTTGAGCATTTACTGGAAACCAAGGGATTTTGTGTGGTTTGTGTGGCTGAAGGTGCAGGACAG GATTTACTGCAAAAATCAAATGCAACAGATGCATCAGGAAATGTGATACTTAGTGATTTTGGTGTCCACATGCAGCAAAAG ATCAAGAAACATTTCAAGGACATTGGTGTTCTAGCTGATGTGAAGTACATCGACCCAACATATATGGTCCGGGCCTGTCGTGCAAATGCATCTGATGCTATCTTGTGCACTGTGCTTGGACAAAATGCT GTCCATGGAGCATTTGCCGGGTTCAGCGGCATCACATCAGGTATTTGCAACACACATTATGCCTTCCTCCCGATCACAGAAGTCATCACAACACCGAAGCATGTGAACCCAAATAGCAGGATGTGGCACCGATGTCTCACGTCCACTGGCCAACCGGACTTCCACTGA